The genomic interval ATAAAACATCGATCTATTCACTTGACTCCAACAGTGGTTGGGTTGATACCAATGGGGATGGTGTTAGACAAACAACAGAAATACACAATGAAGACGATACGGGCGATAATATTTTCGACACTGATTCGGATCTGATTGAGCGTGGTGTAGACTTTAGCGTTCTTTTTGATTCTGATGGTGAAGCACTTGGCGTGACCGAAGGTCAAGGTATGTGGGTCAGTTACGCCACGGCTAAAACCAGTTTTAACATTACCGCAGATACGTCCGGTACCACCACCATTAATATGACGATCAATGGTACAACGATTAGTGGTTCTATCTCTTCTTCAGATGATGATGATGTTGCTGCTTACATTGCAAGCTTGATTAATGCACAAAAAGCTTCTACGGGGGTTGAAGCAACTGTAAGCAGTGGCAATAAAATTACCTTAAGTAATGATAACTCAACCGGAACAACAGACGCAACCAAAAATATTAAATTAGTTCAAGGAAGTACCAACAGTGCCGTAGGAATCACTGACACTGAAGTTAATACCGCTTACCAATATACTTATACTAGCTCCGCTTCATCATCCAATCCTAGTTATGATGATAGTATTGCAAGAACCTTTACCACCACGGAAGATTTAAGAGACGCCATGCAAACCGATGCTAGACTCTATGTCGATTACACAGGAGATGGCACTGCGGATCTTAATGATGGTGCCTCTGTATCCGTCAATACTTCAGGACAATTTGTCATCTCCAATCCAACGGGAGATGCGTTTAATACGGATGATGGTGATTATATTGAAACTGAAATTGTGACAGAAGTTAAATTTAATGAACTTCTAGAAAGTTCTTCACTCACCTTACCAGAAGATTCTGTCTTACCTGCAGGAGATTACATCTTTACAACCGATGTTACTATCAATGGTACAACTTACGCCGCTGGCGCAACACATACATTTGCAACAGCTATCACTTTAGACAGTGCTGTAACAATTCCACAAGGCACAACGGCTGATTTTATTCCAGCTGTAACCACCATAGCACTTCTTGCTGGAACCAATACGGCGCAAGCGACGTTTACAGAGACCTCTTTAAATTATGCCTTAACCAATAAAGATATTACCCTTTCCAGTGGTTCAATACTGCCTGCAGGCGACTACACCTTTAGTAGTGCTGTTACCATTAATGGCGTAACCTATGCAGCAGGCACCCACACACTCTCTGCCACAACATTGAGCAGTGATCTTACCATCCCTATAGGCTCATCTGCAGCATTTGCCTCTACTTCAAGTACCGTGACACCGGGTGGTGATTTTGGGCTTTATTTAACCGTTACAAACTTGACCAATGCCACCAATAGCGTTTCTGCCAATAGCGATCTAACCGCCATCTTTAGTGCTCTT from Sulfurospirillum multivorans DSM 12446 carries:
- the flgE gene encoding flagellar hook protein FlgE codes for the protein MMRGLWAGVTGLQAHQVAMDTEANNIANVNTTGYKYSRANFATLLSQTTSIATSPTGTLGGQNATQIGLGTTIATVTKIFSQGSIETTDKTTDLAISGSGFFVVSPDAGTTYKYTRNGDFEFDADGNFVDGNGYIVQGWLKDEDTGLIDTTSPITNITIAPGLTTPASATTKVTVKATLDSGTSVGTNKTSIYSLDSNSGWVDTNGDGVRQTTEIHNEDDTGDNIFDTDSDLIERGVDFSVLFDSDGEALGVTEGQGMWVSYATAKTSFNITADTSGTTTINMTINGTTISGSISSSDDDDVAAYIASLINAQKASTGVEATVSSGNKITLSNDNSTGTTDATKNIKLVQGSTNSAVGITDTEVNTAYQYTYTSSASSSNPSYDDSIARTFTTTEDLRDAMQTDARLYVDYTGDGTADLNDGASVSVNTSGQFVISNPTGDAFNTDDGDYIETEIVTEVKFNELLESSSLTLPEDSVLPAGDYIFTTDVTINGTTYAAGATHTFATAITLDSAVTIPQGTTADFIPAVTTIALLAGTNTAQATFTETSLNYALTNKDITLSSGSILPAGDYTFSSAVTINGVTYAAGTHTLSATTLSSDLTIPIGSSAAFASTSSTVTPGGDFGLYLTVTNLTNATNSVSANSDLTAIFSALQGTLSSGSTTRTSGDLYMASLSSTTDIYDSLGSKHTLTINYVKTGTTSSGGTEWSMTISVPEPGELNSGVSPENIVTGTISFNSDGSLATYSPRTLNYTANNGSTANQAISLNMGTLGQFDGLKSLDNDSSTSSITQDGYAGGDLSGISVDETGTIIGSFSNGYSFALAQVAMATFTNESGLESDGGNCYIASTNSGTATVGQASTGTKGSIQSSALEMSNVDLSRSLTQLIVIQRGYQANSKTITTADEMLNTLLQLK